The following coding sequences are from one Planctomycetaceae bacterium window:
- a CDS encoding type II secretion system GspH family protein yields MKKGFTLTELLVAVGLLVAVLAASTMIFHYAIEAQRTAMATAEIMRTLRAVTDQLNINLAGLRKDGYLILYSNTIPSDGNHCDALYFFSDGDFQSTADDKVRSNIARIYFGGAKNDVNNLLLDMKLLVPSKLMDANDWSSKSFVECQQNISTFEDPNDKLNYSGSRPEFDANHPDNLLAQGVSNLKITWTYDSSKWHTASGVRKIEWYGLLPNYGDSSFESAGYRAVWTPSNPDKWPAALRFEFTISDSRKIIKDGKRFEHIVYIGQ; encoded by the coding sequence ATGAAAAAAGGATTTACATTAACAGAACTGCTTGTTGCGGTTGGTTTGCTCGTGGCTGTGCTTGCCGCTTCGACGATGATTTTTCATTACGCGATTGAAGCGCAGCGAACCGCTATGGCGACCGCCGAGATTATGCGAACGCTCCGCGCCGTTACTGACCAGCTCAACATCAACCTCGCCGGCCTGCGGAAAGACGGCTATCTTATTTTGTACTCCAATACAATACCTTCCGACGGGAATCACTGCGACGCTCTGTATTTCTTCAGCGATGGCGATTTCCAATCGACAGCGGATGACAAAGTGCGTTCTAACATTGCCCGTATTTACTTCGGCGGCGCGAAAAATGATGTGAATAATCTCCTGCTCGATATGAAGCTTTTAGTGCCGAGTAAATTGATGGATGCTAATGATTGGTCGAGTAAAAGCTTTGTAGAATGTCAGCAAAATATTTCTACTTTTGAAGACCCAAACGACAAACTAAATTACTCTGGCAGCAGACCGGAATTTGACGCTAATCATCCGGACAATCTTTTAGCACAGGGTGTCAGCAATCTAAAAATTACCTGGACGTATGACAGTAGTAAATGGCATACCGCCTCTGGCGTACGAAAAATAGAATGGTACGGACTGCTTCCTAATTATGGCGATTCTTCTTTTGAGTCAGCCGGATACAGAGCCGTATGGACGCCGTCGAATCCGGATAAATGGCCGGCCGCGTTACGCTTTGAATTTACGATTTCTGATTCGAGAAAAATCATAAAAGATGGCAAAAGATTTGAGCATATAGTTTATATTGGACAATAG
- a CDS encoding helix-hairpin-helix domain-containing protein, producing MEKNKKQGSALIMTIVLTVLLASVAVMFVAIARMDKASTSNIFDSKMLDTAAQSVIEIINKELVYDTPGVAKQNPHIYEANSPQYFDYKDYPDPCDAWLASSEPYCDSNDLSDKNAYKWRQISDVTGYLARHNFQTRNINVKPVGLSTLDVVKEYPIFGMDPNGHFLKDDSPTNIAVNGVSADADGDGIADAKWFEISNLRTPTGRVFAAVRIIDNGAMANVNTAYKLDPNVTDANKIDGSSQMHINLAGLLKSGDDIDVMHTARCGSRPTNNDTDFQNDVVCDFNNLPLSGYLPFDSSDELELRYRFCINSKFKSRFEVECNQTTNAAIDKGKLYNASSELGLEDWTIRVTDYMDPNADRRHLLTTYNCDRLIDPNGNKMLNINEASAMSLYKLFKTCMDSNYAGQIAVDIIDSRDADSDVNVLTVNGHTFYGFEKPCIYISEIAYKQVKKAPLPPTYPKVYQSYAIELYRPYGTDMNDTWYIYVEGEPNGIEIKWLGSSEYHAIRMNNSSADISYDSGTSLQNIKYDPPFFSNNKKIFLMREIKGKRLLVDFKKVPVGFIPDSNNTSNLTTSLERDITKSKCIRRIWQTTLDNDDKHTLGKANEFFSTDPNSVQAYPADKPFTSVGEIGMILREAPYSVFDVNNPTIPTGILGLNTTPVNLIKDWAVKVDIADANLSPIFNYLTAVDTRRTNETRVKGRININTAPFSVIAQLPWVSQRPGSSADVNLAQAIVAYRDSKDVNGFKNIGQLMQVPGITHYASDTNDLKGFPDLTTDSPTTGDGAENDYEERDVIFARISNLATVRSDIFTAYILVRVGTDGPQKRYIAILDRSEVKKPTDKVKIRAFQYVPDAR from the coding sequence ATGGAAAAAAATAAAAAACAGGGTTCGGCTCTTATCATGACAATCGTGCTGACGGTTTTGCTCGCGTCTGTCGCGGTTATGTTCGTTGCCATTGCAAGAATGGACAAAGCCTCGACAAGCAATATCTTCGACAGCAAAATGCTCGACACCGCCGCGCAGTCGGTTATCGAAATAATCAATAAGGAACTTGTTTACGATACCCCCGGCGTTGCCAAGCAGAATCCTCATATTTATGAGGCAAATTCTCCGCAGTATTTCGATTACAAAGATTATCCAGACCCCTGCGACGCGTGGCTGGCAAGCAGCGAACCGTATTGCGATTCCAATGATTTGTCAGACAAGAACGCGTACAAATGGCGGCAAATCAGCGATGTTACCGGCTATTTGGCTCGCCATAATTTCCAGACGAGAAACATAAATGTTAAACCTGTCGGCTTGAGCACACTGGATGTAGTCAAAGAATACCCCATTTTCGGAATGGACCCCAACGGCCATTTTCTCAAAGATGATTCTCCAACAAACATAGCAGTAAATGGCGTTTCTGCCGATGCTGATGGCGATGGCATTGCCGATGCGAAATGGTTTGAGATTTCAAATCTTCGCACTCCGACCGGCAGAGTCTTCGCCGCCGTGAGAATCATAGACAATGGCGCAATGGCAAATGTCAACACCGCATACAAATTAGACCCAAATGTTACCGACGCAAACAAAATCGATGGCTCATCGCAGATGCACATTAATCTCGCTGGCCTGCTGAAAAGCGGTGATGATATTGATGTTATGCACACAGCACGTTGCGGCAGCCGCCCAACAAATAATGACACGGATTTCCAAAACGATGTTGTCTGCGATTTTAATAATTTACCGCTAAGCGGATATTTGCCTTTCGATTCATCAGACGAACTCGAACTTCGCTATCGTTTCTGTATCAACAGCAAATTTAAAAGCAGATTTGAAGTTGAATGTAACCAAACAACTAATGCCGCGATTGACAAGGGCAAACTGTATAACGCATCCAGCGAATTGGGGCTTGAGGATTGGACAATAAGAGTTACAGATTATATGGACCCCAACGCCGACCGCAGACATTTGCTCACGACGTATAATTGCGACAGGCTCATCGACCCCAACGGCAATAAAATGCTGAACATCAACGAAGCGAGTGCGATGTCGCTTTATAAATTATTCAAAACCTGTATGGATTCCAATTATGCCGGCCAGATTGCCGTGGACATTATTGATTCCCGCGATGCCGATTCAGACGTCAACGTTCTTACCGTCAATGGGCACACTTTCTACGGCTTCGAAAAGCCCTGTATTTACATCTCCGAAATTGCATACAAACAGGTTAAAAAAGCACCTCTGCCGCCTACATATCCCAAGGTGTATCAATCTTACGCTATTGAGCTTTACAGGCCTTATGGCACTGATATGAACGATACTTGGTATATATATGTTGAAGGTGAACCAAATGGCATTGAAATAAAATGGCTGGGTTCGAGTGAATATCACGCTATAAGAATGAACAACTCATCTGCTGATATTAGTTATGACTCTGGCACTTCTTTGCAGAATATTAAGTACGACCCGCCGTTCTTTTCAAATAACAAGAAAATCTTCCTTATGCGTGAAATAAAAGGCAAGAGGTTGCTTGTTGATTTTAAAAAGGTTCCCGTCGGTTTTATACCTGATTCTAATAATACCAGTAATCTTACCACATCTCTTGAACGAGACATTACAAAGTCAAAATGTATCAGGCGTATATGGCAAACCACTTTGGATAACGATGACAAACATACTCTCGGCAAGGCGAATGAATTTTTCAGCACCGACCCAAACAGCGTTCAGGCGTATCCTGCCGATAAACCTTTTACCAGTGTCGGCGAAATCGGAATGATTTTGCGGGAAGCTCCTTATTCTGTTTTTGATGTGAATAATCCGACTATACCGACCGGCATACTTGGGCTTAATACTACTCCTGTCAATTTGATTAAAGATTGGGCAGTTAAGGTTGATATTGCCGATGCGAATTTGTCTCCGATATTCAATTACCTTACAGCCGTTGACACTCGCCGAACGAATGAAACTCGCGTAAAGGGAAGAATAAACATTAACACCGCGCCGTTCAGCGTAATCGCGCAACTGCCGTGGGTTTCGCAAAGACCCGGCAGTTCCGCTGATGTAAATCTTGCGCAAGCAATCGTTGCATATAGAGACAGCAAAGACGTGAATGGTTTTAAGAATATTGGCCAACTGATGCAAGTTCCCGGCATAACTCATTATGCATCAGATACCAACGATTTGAAAGGTTTCCCAGACCTGACAACCGACAGCCCGACGACTGGCGACGGTGCGGAAAATGATTACGAAGAGCGTGATGTGATTTTCGCGCGAATCAGCAACCTCGCGACCGTCCGCAGCGATATTTTCACTGCGTATATTTTGGTTCGCGTCGGAACTGACGGCCCGCAAAAGAGATACATCGCGATTTTGGATAGAAGCGAGGTTAAGAAACCGACCGACAAGGTAAAAATCCGCGCATTCCAATACGTTCCCGACGCAAGATAA
- a CDS encoding cold shock domain-containing protein, with protein sequence MSTGKVKWFNLSKGYGFITPDGGGDDLFVHHSEIKTQGRANLSEGQSVTFEVGEGKKGPCATNVVPA encoded by the coding sequence GTGAGTACAGGTAAAGTAAAATGGTTCAATTTAAGTAAAGGTTATGGTTTTATCACTCCTGATGGCGGCGGCGACGATTTGTTCGTTCACCATTCAGAAATTAAGACCCAGGGTCGCGCTAATCTTAGCGAAGGCCAGTCTGTCACATTTGAAGTCGGCGAGGGCAAAAAAGGCCCATGTGCTACAAATGTAGTACCTGCTTAA
- a CDS encoding site-specific DNA-methyltransferase, with the protein MESHIIQLTPAAQKYGNLNISCCGKGFFPPDIFGCSSRKGGKGVPITIKVQGLSKPIETDIPTTTKGKPRWLFRERAWVKNFIKLNQLKNNNHIMIKRLNYRTYQIMSNNNLAKQSLPENITLKELPIKIKPITLNDLIGIKEASEWATQYLGKKVTTSNISYLIQYGCIKKIGDNGSTQISKQELLDYYKSYNGQRLISWKNKLGDDLNWALSFDQYKEAETTKHVHRLHPYKGKFIPQLVEYFLDNHTDKFKKHTYFKKGDIVLDPFSGSGTTMVQACELGMHAIGIDVSAFNALIGNCKVIKYDLPNIKKELSRITALLEKYLENSHTVDFEKKLLGKIYEFNEKYFPVPDYKYKVKRGEIDENKYGAEREKEFLPIYNDLVKQYGITLLQDKSGSFLDKWYSQHIKSEIQFVFGEIKKIKNIETKKIISIILSRTIRSCRATTHADLATLKEPVNTTYYCAKHGKICKPLFSILKRWQTYTKDTVNRLEQFDKLRTQTFQACLAGDSRTIDIFSTLEKKTPEFAKLVRKQKIKGIFSSPPYVGLIDYHEQHAYAYDLFGFSRKDNLEIGPMSKGQGREAKESYIQGIADVLNNCKKFMVEDFDVFLVANDKYNMYPTIAEKAGMKIVHQYKRPVLNRTEKDKGAYSEIIFHFKRQDL; encoded by the coding sequence ATGGAATCTCATATTATACAATTAACACCTGCTGCCCAAAAATACGGTAATTTAAATATAAGTTGCTGCGGCAAAGGGTTTTTCCCGCCCGATATTTTTGGATGCTCATCCCGAAAAGGTGGCAAAGGTGTGCCGATTACCATTAAAGTTCAGGGACTATCAAAACCTATAGAGACGGATATTCCCACTACTACGAAAGGCAAGCCCCGCTGGTTATTTAGAGAAAGAGCTTGGGTAAAGAATTTTATAAAGTTAAATCAACTCAAGAACAATAATCATATAATGATTAAACGTCTTAATTATAGAACTTATCAGATTATGTCAAATAACAATCTTGCTAAACAGTCTTTACCCGAAAATATCACTTTAAAAGAATTACCAATAAAAATTAAACCAATAACCTTGAATGACCTCATTGGGATAAAAGAAGCAAGTGAATGGGCAACCCAATATCTCGGTAAAAAAGTAACCACATCGAACATTTCTTATTTGATTCAATACGGATGCATAAAAAAAATAGGTGATAATGGTTCTACGCAAATTTCAAAACAAGAATTACTTGATTATTATAAATCTTACAATGGTCAAAGATTAATTTCCTGGAAGAATAAATTAGGTGATGATTTAAATTGGGCATTATCATTTGACCAATATAAAGAAGCGGAGACGACAAAACATGTTCATCGTCTGCATCCTTACAAGGGAAAGTTTATTCCTCAACTTGTGGAGTACTTTTTAGACAACCATACTGATAAATTCAAAAAACATACCTATTTTAAAAAAGGCGATATTGTTCTCGATCCTTTTTCCGGCAGCGGCACCACAATGGTTCAGGCTTGTGAACTTGGAATGCACGCCATCGGCATTGACGTTTCAGCTTTTAATGCTCTTATAGGAAATTGTAAAGTAATAAAGTATGACTTGCCAAATATTAAAAAGGAATTAAGCCGAATAACAGCATTGCTTGAAAAATATCTTGAAAATTCACATACAGTTGACTTTGAAAAAAAGTTGCTGGGGAAAATTTACGAATTTAACGAAAAATATTTCCCTGTTCCTGACTATAAATATAAAGTCAAACGAGGTGAAATTGACGAAAATAAGTACGGTGCGGAAAGGGAAAAAGAATTTTTGCCGATATATAATGATTTGGTTAAACAATACGGTATAACATTACTTCAGGACAAATCTGGCAGTTTTCTCGATAAATGGTATTCTCAACATATCAAAAGTGAAATCCAATTTGTTTTTGGTGAAATCAAGAAAATTAAAAATATTGAGACGAAAAAAATAATTTCAATCATATTGAGCCGAACCATTCGTTCCTGTAGAGCCACAACGCACGCGGATTTGGCGACATTAAAAGAACCTGTAAATACCACTTATTATTGTGCAAAGCACGGCAAAATTTGCAAGCCGCTATTTTCAATTTTAAAAAGGTGGCAAACATATACAAAGGATACGGTTAATCGACTTGAACAGTTTGACAAATTAAGAACACAGACATTTCAAGCATGTCTTGCGGGTGATAGCAGAACGATAGATATTTTCAGTACACTTGAAAAGAAAACTCCTGAATTTGCAAAGTTGGTGAGAAAACAAAAGATTAAGGGCATTTTTTCGAGTCCACCTTATGTTGGTCTGATTGATTATCATGAACAGCATGCTTATGCGTATGACTTGTTTGGTTTCAGCAGAAAAGACAACCTTGAAATCGGGCCTATGAGTAAAGGGCAAGGCAGAGAAGCTAAAGAAAGTTATATACAAGGTATTGCCGACGTCTTGAACAACTGTAAAAAATTTATGGTTGAAGATTTCGACGTTTTTCTTGTCGCAAATGATAAATACAATATGTATCCGACCATCGCAGAAAAGGCCGGAATGAAAATTGTGCATCAGTATAAACGGCCAGTTCTTAACCGCACCGAAAAAGATAAAGGTGCATATTCGGAAATAATTTTCCATTTTAAAAGGCAAGATTTGTGA